The Orrella daihaiensis genome contains the following window.
GGTGCCAGCAGCCGCACCCCAGAGTGCTGATTGCCACACGGGAACACGCTTGCCCATGACGGCGACACTCACAGCTGCGCCGAGCGTGATTTGGGTCACACTATCCATTGATGTTGTTTCTATGCAGGTAGATTGATATCGAAGAATAAGGTTAGACGATTGGGAGACTTAAATGTTCAAAGACCGCACAGAGGCTGCTGACGAGTTAGCCGGCAAGCTTACCGGATACAGACATGACCATCCTTTGGTGTTGGGTATTGCCAGAGGGGCGGTTCCGATGGCCGCCCGTATTGCGGACCATTTAAATGCTCAATGGGATGTGCTTTTGGCCAAAAAATTAAGTGCGCCAGGAAACCCGGAGTATGCAGTTGGTGCAGTAGACGAATCCGGTTGGATTTACCGGTCTGAGATGGCGGATCGGCTTGGGATTGATGATGCGTATCTCGAACAACAAAAAGAGCATCAGATGGCGGTCATGCGTAAGCGCCGGGCAGACTATGAAGCCATAGTCCCGCGTATCAATCCCCAAGGCCGTGTTGTGATAGTGGTCGATGATGGTCTAGCCACAGGAGCCACAATGATGGCTGCGATTCACGGCCTGAAGCAGCAAGGCGCACGCAAAGTGATTTGTGCAGTACCCATCGGATCAAAACAAAGTACTGCGGCCGCCCGGACTGTGGCAGACGCAGTTATTTGCTTGGATGAGCCTGAAGAGTTTTACGCCGTTAGCCAGGGTTATCGTGAGTTTGCGCAAGTCGAAGATGATGATGTTCTCGACTTGCTTAGGCAAAAAGCAAAACAAAATTACGCGTAGTTCGCTATCGTCTCAGTCTTTGACCAAGCCACCATCAACAATGAGGTTCTGACCCGTGATTGCACGGCTCCAGGGTGAAAGAAAAAACAACACCGCGTCGGCAAACTCCTCCGGCGTTGTGACGCTACGAAGTGGCGTTTGTTCAGCAATCAGATCGAAGACAAAATCGGGCGTGGAGGCGCTAGCATCAGTGGTGCGCAACAATCCGCCAGAAAGCATATTCACGGTGATGCCATCTGGCCCAAGCTCATGGGCTGCAGTACGAGTCAGTGATAGCAGTGCAGCTTTAGCGGCAGTGTAGTCATGATAGGGTACGACTGGGTTCTGGAAAAGGTTGGTGCCGACATTAACGATGCGACCGAATCTGAGCGCCCTCATGGCCGGTGCTGCAGTCTGGATGGTGTTAAGCGCGCCAGCGATTGAGCCCCTTAACTGTTGTTCAAAATCAGCCCAGGCAATTTGATCGAGTTTTTTACGGGCGTCGCCATTGAATTGAAATTCAACGAGTGCGTTGTTGACCACGGAGGTGATCGGTCCACCAAAATGCTGTTTGGCTCGCTCGAACATCAAACCGACCCCAGCCGGATCAGTGATATCTGCCTGTATCGCAACCACGGATTGACCAAGCTCAATAGCAAGTGCCTTGGCGGCCTCGCCGCTTTTGTAATAGTTAATGACTACCTTGGCGCCTTCACGGGCGAGTGCTCGACTGATGGATCGGCCAAGTCCACGGGCGCCACCGGTCACCAATACTGTTTGCTCACTCAGTTTCAATGTCTTCTCCAACATGGTTTCAAAGTCTGATTGCTTGTCAGGGCTTTGCTCAATTGTGACTAGATTATCGTACGATCGTGTTTCACTATAAAACGTCCCCCAACCCTGGAGAGACCCATGCTCTACGACATCCTTAAGACTGTTCACGTGCTATCCATCATTCTTTGGGTTGGTGGCATGATGTTTGCCCACTGGTTCTTGAGGCCGGCGGCTTTACAGCTAGATGCAGAGCCGCGTCTAAGGCTGATGCAAGATGCGCTTGGACGATTTTTTAAAGTCGTTTTAATTGCATCATTGCTGGTATTGATCACAGGCTATTGGATGATGGGCCGCATAGCTAAAGAAACGGTGCAAGCCGGTTTGTCCTTTCAAATGCCGATCAGCTGGTGGATTATGGCGGTCTTGGGGACATTAATGGTCGCTATTTTTATGCACATCCGCTTTGCACTGTTTAAGCGGCTACGCGATGCGGTGCAATTTGCGACTTGGGATAAGGCCGGTACTGCGCTTGGCTCGATTCGAACATGGGTATCTGTCAATCTTGGGTTGGGCATTCTGATTGTCGTGGTGACACTGTTGGGTCTCTGAGAGGGGCTTTGTTTGGGCCAGGTAGGGCAATTTCGCTCGACAATGGCTGCCAGAAGGTTCAAACTCGGTTAGATTAGCGGCGTTCGTTATTCGAAGATGCCGGAGCAATCCCATGTCCACGATATCCAAGATGTCAGCGCGTGAGCACGCCCTCAAGTTGGTAGAAGACTCGCGCTTTACCAACTTTATTCTGGGGGTCATTCTATTTAACGCCATTGTTCTGGGCATGCAGACAGCGACTGAAACGCTGGCAAGCTGGCAGCCAACGCTTTATGTACTGGATAAAGCTTGTCTCGCTATATTTGTCATAGAACTCTTGTTGCGTCTTTACGTCTGGCGTGGCCGTTTCTTTAAAGACCCTTGGAGCATTTTTGACCTGACGGTGGTTGCTATCGCACTCGTGCCAGCATCAGGTCCGCTGGCCGTGCTGCGTGCATTGAGGGTGCTTCGGGTTCTTCGAGTACTGACCATCGTGCCTTCCATGCGGCGTGTGGTGGCTGCATTGTTAGGCGCTTTGCCGGGCTTGGGTGCCATTGGCATGTTGTTGATGCTGATCTATTACGTTTTTGCAGTCATCGCGACAGACTTATTTGGTGACAAATTCCCCGACTGGTTCGGGTCGATCGGCTTGTCTTTCTACACCCTGTTTCAAGTCATGACGCTCGAGAGTTGGTCAATGGGTATTTCACGGCCGGTGATGCAAGAGTTCCCTTATGCGTGGTTGTTTTTTGTGCCGTTTATTTTGGTGGCGACATTCACGATTCTGAACTTGTTCATTGCCATTATTGTCAACGCCATGCAGACCTTTGCCGAGCAGGATCACGCAGCCGAACGTGAGGCACAGGCTCACGAGGCAGATCGTCGCGAGCAGCACTTGCAAGAGCAGTTAGCGTCAATTCACGAAGAGATACGGCAGTTGCGTCAGGCGCTCGCCAAACATGGCGATCAGCAGCAGGGGTGACAGCGATCACATTGCTTCGGTACACTGAAAGTGTTTTTAATGCTGTTTAGTGAGCTGGCTTTATGAATGATATATCCATGCAGTTTGCAGATTTCTGGCGCATTGTCATGGAGGTCTGGAACTCGGGCGTCTTGGGCTATTCGGTGGGTGATGCGATTGTTGCGCTCTTGATCGTATTGGCCTTTTATGTATTCAGGGGCGTGTTTCGGCGTGTGATCATTGGTGCGATTGAGCGTTGGACCAAGCGCACAAAAAACACGATCGATGATCAGATCAGTCATGCGATCGGTGGCCCCCTGCAACTGTTGTTCGTGGCTTTAGGTGTTTTCTTTGCATTTCAATACCTTGGGCTACGTGGCGAATTTGATGAGCTTGGTGACAACCTTGTACGCAGTCTTATCGCATTTGCCATCTTCTGGGCACTGTTTAATGCGATCGAACCGCTCAGCGTCTTGTTAAAACGACTAGAGACCATCATCACCCGTGAGATGGTGGCGTGGCTTATCACAGGGATCAAGTGGGGCGTCATCTTTCTAGGCGCTGCCACTATTTTGCAGATTTGGGGGATCCAGGTTGGTCCGATTCTGGCTGGCCTTGGTTTGTTTGGGGTGGCCGTTGCGCTCGGTGCTCAGGACCTGTTTCGTAATTTGATTGGCGGGCTGTGTATTCTGATTGAAAAGCGTTTCAAAAACGGCGACTGGATTTTAGTGGATGGGGTGGTCGAGGGCACAGTCGAGCACATTGGGTTTCGCTCCACCAAGGTCAGGCGGTTTGATCAGGCCCCCGTATACGTACCAAACCAGAAGTTATCCGATGCGGCTGTCACCAATTTCACGGCCATGACCTATCGGCGTATCTATTGGAAGATTGGCCTTGAGTATCGGGCAACGCTAGATCAGCTCAAGGTCATCCGAGATCAAATCGAAGAGTATCTGCGCACTGCGGGACCATTTGTGCAGCCGCCTTCGGCGTCAATGTTCGTCCGCTATGACGCTTTTAATGCTTCGTCGATTGATTTGATGCTCTACACCTTCACCAAAACTACGGTATGGGGTGAGTGGCTAGAGCATAAAGAAAATTTGGCATACCGCGTCAAGGAAATTGTCGAGGGAGCGGGTTGCTCATTTGCCTTTCCCAGCCAGTCGATTTATATCGAAAAACATCCTGAAGGTGCACCCGAGCCGTTTGTGCCACCCAACTGATGGTCTAGTTTCAACAGCGCTACCCTGAGCTAGGCTTGCAAGTTAAGTAAATAAGAACTGACTAGTCACTTCAAGGAGAGAGAAATGCGAATTGGATCGAGAACTCTGTTGCTTGTCGCCGATGGACAAAACGCGACCTTTTTTAGAAATACCGCCAAGGGTGAAACGATCTCACTTGAGCCGGTACATACCATGGGACTTTTTAACGAGGCTGACCGCGACATAAGCAATGATCGACCCGGTCATACCCAGGTTGGCATGACCGAGCGACGGACATCGTACGAACACCGTGACAAGCATGAAGACAACGAAACTGAGTTTTTGAAAGGTGTGGCTTCGATGTCTGAAACCCTGATGCCACATTACGATGAGCTGATTCTCGCGGCAGAGCCGCAGGCGCTAGGTGTGCTGAGGCAAGTTTTGCCAGATTCGTTGATGGCCAAAGTTAGCACGCAGATCGACAAGGACTACACCAAAACTGCAATGCCCGAGCTAGAGGCCTTGTTTCGTCAACTGTGATCCGCTGCGACGGCATCGCCCCAAGGCGAATAGATCTCCGTGCAGCCGGAGTTCATCGCGTGGTTGTGCATGACTCCGGCAGGGCAGGCATAGGCGTATGGATAGACATGACGTCTTGCACGGTTAGTGGGCATCACTGCCCTTAATTCATTAATTACCTCGTCGGGCAACGTGAGATCTGCCAGAATTTGTTTGCCGCCACTGATATCAATTCTCGGTTGGTGAAACGCTTCAGACAAGGTCATCCCGTGTCGCATCAAGAACAGCGACAATTGCATAACGGCACCTAGAATCTTGCGGCCTCCAGATGCACCTACGCCAAATTGTTTGCCATCGACTGTTGTGCCAATCACTGGGCTGTAGTTGGTCAAACATCGTTTACCAGGTGCCAGCGAGTTGGGTTTGCCTGGTTCAGGATCAAACCACATGATGCCGTTGTTCAATAACAGTCCGGTTGATGGCGATGTCACGCGAGACCCAAAAATTGACAACAAGGTTTGTGTGACAGAGCATATATTGCCCTCTCGATCAACCACACTGAAGTGCGTAGTGCAGCCCGGTGCATCGGCTGATTCGTGATCTCCCATGCTGGTAAGTCGCTCACTGAAGGACTGGGTTAGTGCATTGGCGATATTGACGTAAGTCGCAGCATCGGGACGGTTACCGTTAAAGACCTGATCTGACAGCAGTGACATGGCTCTAACCAGCGTGGGTCCGCCAGTCAAGGTAGGTGCTGCATACAGCGTGCCCCAGGGGTCAGACCAAAGAGTGGGTTCGACGATTTCAGCTTGATAGGACGCTAGGTCAGATTCACTCAGGCATCCCCCTTTTGCTTGAATATCCTTGGCTAGCTCACGGGCGATTCGTCCCTTGTAAAAAGCTTCGGGGCCATCATCACGCAAGATGGCGAGCGTATTCGCCAACACAGATTGGTCAAGTCGCCGCTGTTCCACGGCCGTCCAGCCACTGACAATCGGCCATTTCCCTTCATCTAGAAAATAGTGCGCGGTATCGGGATCATTCGCCAGTGATTTGGCGTTAGCGCCCGTCATCAAAGCGGAGTACCAGTCTGTGAGCATACCTTGTCGTGCCAGGTTGACCGCTGGTGTGACAAGGTCAGCCCAGTGCTTGGTGGCAAAGCTGGCATGTGCAAGCCCAAGTCCCGCAACAAGACCAGGCACCGCAACCGCAGTTGCACCCATCACATTACGGTCATCAACCACATGCTGCCAGGGAAATAGGTCGCTAGCGACTCCCTTGCCACTGAGCGGGTAGTCTGCAGGATTTAGGCTTTCGGGTGCGCGCATGCCGAAATTCACGACTTGGCAGCGCTGGGTTTTAGCATGCCAGACCATCATGCAGCCCCCCGCCGCTAATCCGCTCATCCAGGGCTCGAGCACACCGAGTGCCAGAGAAGTGGCAATGGCGGCATCTACCGCATTACCACCGTCTGCAAGGATGCTGGCACCTACGCGCGCAGCACCAATGTGTTGTGAGGCGACGACCCCATGCTCGGATTGCACGCCTGGTTTGGTCACGAGCTGGGTAGTGGAGAAATTGTCTTGCATGGTGCAGTAGATTATCTATTGGTTAATAGGTTTGCTTCATCTTAGAGCAAAGTGATGCTCTACGGCGATCGGTGTTTGACCCGCTCACAGAAGAGGGCGTCATGGCATGCAGTGTTAGGACCTTCTTGGGTAAACCGCCTCGCAAAATGGATGCGATACACTGGATTCATTAAATTGGTGCCAACTGATCGGGCTGCTCGAAGGTAAAACTCATGGGTGCGACTGCTAAACCAGTGCTTGCTTTGGCCCTAGGCGGTGGTGCCGCCCGGGGCTGGGCACACGTAGGGGTTATCAGGGCGCTCGAACAACGGGGTATCAAGCCCGATATTGTGTGCGGCACATCGATCGGTGCGTTGGTTGGTGCAGCTCACGCCAGTGGTGAGCTTGATCGGTTTGAGGCCTGGATAAAGCGCTTAACTGTCATGGACATTGTGACCTTCATGGATGTCAGTCTGAATGGCGGTTTGATCAAAGGCGAGAAGCTGATGGGATTTTTTGAAAAGACCTTTGTTGATCGACCAATAGAAAACCTACCTTTGCCGTTTGCCGCGGTTGCTTGCGATCTACATTCGGGTGCTGAAGTTTGGTTGCGTGATGGCTCCACGGCTGATGCTGTCAGGGCATCGCTCGCTTTGCCAGGATTGCTGACCCCTGTGCACTATCGTGGCAAAACACTGGTTGACGGTGGCTTGGTCAATCCGGTCCCGGTATCGCTTGCGCGCGCCATGGGAGCTGATGTGGTGATTGCAGTAGATTTAAATGCCGACCTGATTGGACGACATTTAAAAGACGAGGAACTTGAGCCGATTTCCGACGATGTCACACAACGTGCGGTCCCGCTTAAGGAGAATAGCGATCAGGGGAGTTGGATCAACCAACTACAGGACCAACTACACAGAAAATTGGCACTGAAGTGGCCATCCTGGAGCGACAAAGACAACCCGCCTGTACCATCGCTGTTTGATGTGGTCGCCTCTAGCAT
Protein-coding sequences here:
- a CDS encoding phosphoribosyltransferase is translated as MFKDRTEAADELAGKLTGYRHDHPLVLGIARGAVPMAARIADHLNAQWDVLLAKKLSAPGNPEYAVGAVDESGWIYRSEMADRLGIDDAYLEQQKEHQMAVMRKRRADYEAIVPRINPQGRVVIVVDDGLATGATMMAAIHGLKQQGARKVICAVPIGSKQSTAAARTVADAVICLDEPEEFYAVSQGYREFAQVEDDDVLDLLRQKAKQNYA
- a CDS encoding 3-oxoacyl-ACP reductase: MKLSEQTVLVTGGARGLGRSISRALAREGAKVVINYYKSGEAAKALAIELGQSVVAIQADITDPAGVGLMFERAKQHFGGPITSVVNNALVEFQFNGDARKKLDQIAWADFEQQLRGSIAGALNTIQTAAPAMRALRFGRIVNVGTNLFQNPVVPYHDYTAAKAALLSLTRTAAHELGPDGITVNMLSGGLLRTTDASASTPDFVFDLIAEQTPLRSVTTPEEFADAVLFFLSPWSRAITGQNLIVDGGLVKD
- a CDS encoding CopD family protein, giving the protein MLYDILKTVHVLSIILWVGGMMFAHWFLRPAALQLDAEPRLRLMQDALGRFFKVVLIASLLVLITGYWMMGRIAKETVQAGLSFQMPISWWIMAVLGTLMVAIFMHIRFALFKRLRDAVQFATWDKAGTALGSIRTWVSVNLGLGILIVVVTLLGL
- a CDS encoding ion transporter, with protein sequence MSTISKMSAREHALKLVEDSRFTNFILGVILFNAIVLGMQTATETLASWQPTLYVLDKACLAIFVIELLLRLYVWRGRFFKDPWSIFDLTVVAIALVPASGPLAVLRALRVLRVLRVLTIVPSMRRVVAALLGALPGLGAIGMLLMLIYYVFAVIATDLFGDKFPDWFGSIGLSFYTLFQVMTLESWSMGISRPVMQEFPYAWLFFVPFILVATFTILNLFIAIIVNAMQTFAEQDHAAEREAQAHEADRREQHLQEQLASIHEEIRQLRQALAKHGDQQQG
- a CDS encoding mechanosensitive ion channel family protein, yielding MQFADFWRIVMEVWNSGVLGYSVGDAIVALLIVLAFYVFRGVFRRVIIGAIERWTKRTKNTIDDQISHAIGGPLQLLFVALGVFFAFQYLGLRGEFDELGDNLVRSLIAFAIFWALFNAIEPLSVLLKRLETIITREMVAWLITGIKWGVIFLGAATILQIWGIQVGPILAGLGLFGVAVALGAQDLFRNLIGGLCILIEKRFKNGDWILVDGVVEGTVEHIGFRSTKVRRFDQAPVYVPNQKLSDAAVTNFTAMTYRRIYWKIGLEYRATLDQLKVIRDQIEEYLRTAGPFVQPPSASMFVRYDAFNASSIDLMLYTFTKTTVWGEWLEHKENLAYRVKEIVEGAGCSFAFPSQSIYIEKHPEGAPEPFVPPN
- a CDS encoding baeRF12 domain-containing protein, producing the protein MRIGSRTLLLVADGQNATFFRNTAKGETISLEPVHTMGLFNEADRDISNDRPGHTQVGMTERRTSYEHRDKHEDNETEFLKGVASMSETLMPHYDELILAAEPQALGVLRQVLPDSLMAKVSTQIDKDYTKTAMPELEALFRQL
- a CDS encoding gamma-glutamyltransferase — protein: MQDNFSTTQLVTKPGVQSEHGVVASQHIGAARVGASILADGGNAVDAAIATSLALGVLEPWMSGLAAGGCMMVWHAKTQRCQVVNFGMRAPESLNPADYPLSGKGVASDLFPWQHVVDDRNVMGATAVAVPGLVAGLGLAHASFATKHWADLVTPAVNLARQGMLTDWYSALMTGANAKSLANDPDTAHYFLDEGKWPIVSGWTAVEQRRLDQSVLANTLAILRDDGPEAFYKGRIARELAKDIQAKGGCLSESDLASYQAEIVEPTLWSDPWGTLYAAPTLTGGPTLVRAMSLLSDQVFNGNRPDAATYVNIANALTQSFSERLTSMGDHESADAPGCTTHFSVVDREGNICSVTQTLLSIFGSRVTSPSTGLLLNNGIMWFDPEPGKPNSLAPGKRCLTNYSPVIGTTVDGKQFGVGASGGRKILGAVMQLSLFLMRHGMTLSEAFHQPRIDISGGKQILADLTLPDEVINELRAVMPTNRARRHVYPYAYACPAGVMHNHAMNSGCTEIYSPWGDAVAADHS
- the rssA gene encoding patatin-like phospholipase RssA; this encodes MGATAKPVLALALGGGAARGWAHVGVIRALEQRGIKPDIVCGTSIGALVGAAHASGELDRFEAWIKRLTVMDIVTFMDVSLNGGLIKGEKLMGFFEKTFVDRPIENLPLPFAAVACDLHSGAEVWLRDGSTADAVRASLALPGLLTPVHYRGKTLVDGGLVNPVPVSLARAMGADVVIAVDLNADLIGRHLKDEELEPISDDVTQRAVPLKENSDQGSWINQLQDQLHRKLALKWPSWSDKDNPPVPSLFDVVASSINIMQVRITRSRMAGEPPDLVIAPKLADLGLMDFHRGEVAIEEGRLAVERAVDQLAELL